In Motacilla alba alba isolate MOTALB_02 chromosome 17, Motacilla_alba_V1.0_pri, whole genome shotgun sequence, the DNA window CTGGGGGAATGCAGGTACCCCACGTCTTGGAATTTTGCAGACAATGCACCTGCCTGCACGTTCACCTGCCCTTCATCCCCAGCTAAAGGCTGAGCTGTCTGCAATTCCCATGCCTTGCTGGCTGAGTAAAGCCCTGTGAACCCACAGGGTGATAAAGGGAAGGAAACGATGCTTTGAGGAACTTTTCATCTGGAGCAGCATCCACAGCTGGTACCTGGGGGACAATGAGCACTCCAAATGGATTTCCGCAGCACTCAAGGGTGTGTCTTACTCGGAGCATGGAGGGTGGAGCAGTACAGGACCTGCAGGcgaaaaaagctggaaaagcgGCCAAAAAGGAGGGTGGAGGTGATGGGGCACCTCCGAAAATAGGCACTCCCATAAGTGAGACCTTAAAGCTTCTGCCAGAAGAGCTCAAAGccaatatgaaaattaaatcgATCACTCCAAGGCCCCCTCGGAAGCCCCGGCTGGAACGTGCTGCATCCCTGGATGAAAAGAGCTGGAGGAAGTGGAGACGATTTAGGACAAGCCAGGAAAGTCTGACCGATCCCAACGAGACGAGCTCCTCCAACGGTTCCCTGCAGGAAGCGTCGCCCAGCCCTCCCACCcggggcagggccagcccctgcaatccctgctgccagcaggattcCTTGCACAGTTCACCAGACGCCTTGGAAGCCAGTCCCGGGGGGAAGAGCAGGGGAGGCGCCTCGGACCTGGGCAAACGAGCCTCCGAGATCTCCAGTGCCTTTGGGGGGCTCCTGCGGGGGAAGGGGTTCGCGGGGGGCAAACCCCGGCTGTCCCAAATCATGCCGGCCCGCCCCCTGCCCCCCATGGAGCTCAACGTGGCCTCGCACTCCCTGAGGACAGCTAATAGGATCGACTCGGATTGTCTGGATTACCGACATTATTCTCAGCACAAGTTTGGGAGGgtgagcagcagcctcagcgactccaggctgcagggcaaTGGGACTCTCTATGACAACTGCTCCACAGACTCCATGAAATCCACCTTCAGCGTGCTCACTCCCATCCGAGCCAAGGATGTTCGCAGCAGGTAGGGCTCCCCcagcttttctcctgcttctggGGTGTCAGCAGGGAGGAGAACCCCGCTGGGCAGGGAACTTCTGAGCTCAAAAGCCATTCTGTGTTATTTAACCTGCTGTGAAGAGAGTAGCAAGATGAAGAGATCAGTGCAATCATCTGTATTTGCTCCTTTCAGCTAAGTATTTTCATAAATACGAGTCTGGTTTGCTGTCAGTTTGCTTGTGATATTAACATAATCTGGTTGGAGAATTAAGAAGTGGTGGCTGTGCATGCCAGCAGTTGggaaaactggtttttttttagaaaaatttaaaagtacattGGGCTTGAACCAAAAtgataaattacagaaaaaaaatagcaccaggtattttaaattgaaattgtCATGCAGCATTATCACAATCCTGTGAGGTGCTGAGCAGAGGTTGCACTCGTTTGGTTTCTGGCAGGATCAAATTATGATCTGGGAACTACTCCAGTATCCCACAGGAGCTCctctgcaggagggaaaaatcTAATCATTGATCCAGAGCGTGGGAGTCAGTAGTAGGCAGGAAATAATTCTGAGATAAAGTGTTACTAGCTGgtaaaaaagccccaaagatAGATTGTTACTTGTTTGCCACAagggttttctttcccattcctccctgaagcagctggagccagctgggTTGCCCGGAGCTCCCTGACATTATTCTCTGGTCATTATTTGCAGAGCTTAAGCAAGATTAAAAATGCTTATTCGACGTGCAGTCCCTGTGCCAGCATCCCTCACCTCTGTAATCATGTCCTTCAGAGAGGCAGGTGCTGTGGGATGCATCTGCCCTTCCCAAAGGGGATATTTTGAGACCTCAGGctcaataaattattttcttgaagcTGATTTGATGAGCTGAACTGAAGGAGGGCTGTGAGTTTGAGTTTTTGGTTAGGAGAAACCTGATGCCAGAACACTGGCAATGGTGCAGCTGGTTTTATGTTGGAAGTAAACTGAGCTGCTTCAAGGCACTCAAATttaatggaatcacagaatggtttgggttggaagggacctcaaagcccatccagtgccacccctgccatggcagggacaccttccactggcccaagctgctccaagccctgtccagcctggcctgggacacttccagggatccaggggcagccaaggctcctctgggcaccctgagGTTATCAAACcaatttctttgttctgtgtcTGGATGAGTTTAGTGGGGCTGAAGACTTTGGATGGCTTCAGCAGCATCAGCCTCACCATCACCCTTGCGTCCTGGCTTTGGAAGGAACTCCAGGCAAGCAGAACGATTTATAAATATCAAATTCCTTCTTCTTAAAGGTATACTCTTGATTACTTCAAGATGCAAACACTACACATCGATatcccagctgccctgcccttTCCTTAGATGctcttttttgggttttctgtcCACAGGAGCTATTTGGAAGGCAGCCTTCTGGCAAGCGGTGCCTTAATGGGAGCAGAAGAACTCAGCAGGTATTTCCCTAATCGGAGTATGGGAATCTTTGTGGCCACCTGGAACATGCAGGGGCAGAAGGTGAGTGCAGGGTCCCTTGGCAATAAAGTtaccccagctctgctgagaggaCTGGGTGATGTTTTTCTGTTCAAGATTGTGTTCCTTGTCAGTCATCTTTGTCAAATCACAAGGTATTTTTCTAGTAAAATCTTTGCATAACTaatactgcttttcttttcttccctttccttttaaatttctgGTGTAATAGGAACTTCCAGTGAATCTGGATGACTTCTTATTGCCAACAGATCCAGACTTTGCCCAGGACATGTATGTCATTGGGGTTCAAGAAGGCTGTCCAGACAGGTAGCAAAAACAATGTAATGAACCATCTTCTTTTATTGTTAACTAATCATTTTGCTCTGAGTTAGACTAGAAATAGTCTCCATTGTATTCCTAATATTTTCAATAATCAACCCCTTTAACAGGACTGAATTCTATTGCATGAGCACCCGAGGAAATGGGATTTAGAGGGAAAAGTCACAGAGATCTGTAAAtcataaaatcccagaatggtttgggttggaaaggacattaaagcccacccagtgccaccctctgCCACGGGCAGAGACACTTTGCACTAGACCAGGGGGCTCCAGGCCCTGTGCAGTCTGGCCTTGGACGCTCCCAGGGGTGgaacagcttctctgtgcatACAAAATTTCATCCTGATGCCAAAGCTCTGCTGATTTCCGTGGCACCTCAGCAGCCACCCCTTAGCTGAGCGCAGGGAGGTTTTGCTTCTGCCTGGATGTTGTGTGTGAGGGGGATTGCTGTGAGCCCGAGGCTGACGtgctctcctggctggctgTGTGATGCAGCTCTTGTTCTCTCCTGCAGGAGGGAGTGGGAGATCCGCCTGCAGGAGACGCTGGGCCCCCACTACGTCCTGCTGCACTCGGCGGCTCACGGGGTGCTCTACATGTCCGTCTTCATCCGCAGGGACCTCATCTGGTTCTGCTCGGGTGTGTGGGGAGCTGAGGGCGCTGTGCCCtgcccttttctccctctcctaACCTCCCTGCTCACTGTCAGAAGCGTTTCAGCAACAGcatcttctctccctccttccagaGGTGGAGTATGCCACGGTGACAACTCGAATCGTGTCTCAGATCAAAACCAAGGGAGCTCTGGGAATCAGCTTCACGTTTTTTGGGACCTCCTTTCTCTTCATCACCTCCCACTTCACATGTGAGATATTTGCAATCTTGCTACGAGCGTCCTGGttgagggaggaagggagggagctgtACAGAGGGTAAAAAGCTGGACAAGCTGAAGCCAAAGCTCAGGATTGCTGAGCTGAGAAGGATAAGGGAGGAGGTTTGTTTGGTAACAAACTTACAAAAGAACTGTGATTGTGGAAACAGAAATGAGCTCTGCACCATTGTGTCCCTTTTCCCACACTTTCTGTCATCATCATTCCGTGCAGACACTCCCAGAGTGTCACGTTTTTTATGTGGAAAACATCTGATACCCTTTGGAAGCTCCTGGTATAACCAAAAATGATCGTTGAATGAAAATGATTCCCTGTGGGCAGTAATGTGGTTTCTGTCTTGCAGCTGGGGACAGTAAAGTGAATGAGAGGAAACTGGACTACAATAAAACCATTCAAGCCCTTACACTTCCCAAGAACGTTCCGGACACAAATCCGTATCGATCCAGCTCTAGTAAGTGTGACTCCATGAGCGTGggggagcccagctcagcagagtcTGGGCACTGTCTCAGTCTGCACTGGGAAAGAGACAAGAACAGTGATCATCTGAGACTGTGTGAAAAGAAACTACAGCTCTTTTTGACTGAGGATGGTTATTACtcccatgattttttttttccttgaaactgggaatttgagaaaaaaattgaaatgggagagagaaaattcaaaagggaatttttacatgatgtattttttttagcaATATGATAATTTTGGTTTAATCATTATCAATATTACAGATGTGTTTCACTTTCCAGGTATTTTCTAGAACAATTAGGAATgactttatttcaaatttaagaGAATAACCCTTATGTCACTTTGCATGTACACAGGTCAGAGCATTGTTTGCCAAAGTCCATTATTGTTTCCTAATACTGTGCTGACAACTTGATACCTAGACAGATAATTAGGTCCTTCTACTAGGAAATTTAATATACTCTTTATCTGCAGTGTAGCTCTTTGTGTTCCCTCTGGTGTTGGGTCCTATAGATAGTTTGGtctattttcagctttttctgtggtttttaacatttctgttctgttttctcctgGGTGTTAAATTCCCATATTCATTGGTGATCACAGGTAGAAAACATACCCAAAATCACATGTCCAGGtagtgaaaagaaagaatttctcCCTCGAACACATTCAGCAGCATCCCTCGAGCACTTGTGCTGTGATTTTGAATTTGCAGGTGATGTCACAACTCGGTTTGATGAAGTTTTCTGGTTTGGGGATTTCAACTTCCGGCTGAATAAGGATCGGGAGACGGTGGATTCCATCCTGAGCCAGAACCCGGACACAGACGTGTCCAAGCTCCTGGTGTATGACCAGCTGACCAGCGAGATGAGTCGGGGTAAGGGGCAGCTGTTcatctccctcctctccagaaACAAAGTTACCTGCACACAGGAGTAATGTCAGCCCGGTCCCCATTTCCTGGAGacctttcctgctttctttggTTAAGTTCCCTAAAAAAAGGAGTCAGCAGCTGTCAAATACAGTGGCAGTGTGTCAAGGGACCTGTTGCTGTAGCAGTTTGCTCTGTTTAATGTAACCTCCCAAGccatttgctgctgtttcatcTGACTCCTCCATAACCTGGGCATCTttctgtcccagtgtccagggAATTTAGATTTGAACAGCtttttcaaagcagcacaagctTTCAGTGTAAGGGGAAGTGCATGGAGCAGTTCTTCTTTGTTGAATTGACCACTGACTAAACAGCCACTGGCTGTTTTTTATCCTCTCCATGCCAGGACTGGAGCTTGCTCCCTTTCTGGAGCCCAAGCCCAGGTTTTTCTGGGATGTACATGGCTGTTGTTTCCAGCCAGCATTACACAGTTCTCAGAAAGGAGGAGTTTGTTCATGCCATTCTCCCCTTCCCTTACAGGGTCTATTTTCAAAGGATTCCAAGAGGCTGATATCCATTTCCGTCCTTCCTACAAGTTTGACATAGGAAAGGACAGCTATGACACCACCTCCAAACAAAGGACTCCCTCCTACACGGTAAGGGACGATTAGGAGTCAAAGGGGATTCAGTTGTGCTGACATTTGTTGCTTAAGGGCGGCTGGGACTTGTGGAAGAAAGGACTGTAGAATTTGTGAGCACAGGGAGAGTTTGGCACAGGCTGTTAATCTTATTTTCCCTGCCTTACATCCTGTCTGAGTGGGCTCtcccctgtgctcagagctggcacagaaCTGTTGGGATCAGACAAGGAATGGATCTCCATCCAAGGGCTCGTTAACTTCACCAAGTGGAGTGTGATTGTAACGttttttcctggggtttggagctgatctgataagctctcaacacccaaacgttacaccccagaatagctcagcattcattgggaggcataaaaggagcaggaggctgatgtgacagcgtcaggaacaaaaaaggtttaataaaggcaaaataacaaactcaaaccgacccaggtgccacaggcttgtgctcctggtaaagacacctcacaaaagccatttggtttctttgttctgtccttttctactaaatggcccaggctggaccttttggcttatggcaaattagctgtccccaaactcgAGGTGAAgcccccaaggtcctatcagtgattttCCTACCTGATCACTGAGATAAAGTTCTGGCTCTTTCcattttgggggacagaggaaagttctgtcactctgtccatagggggcacattcctacatgCGATGAATGAATGGATTTGTCTCTTGTGAAGCAGTGCTGCTTGCCAGGTGGGTGATGTGCAGAGGGAGTCACCCtcactgtcccctctgcccctgcctccAGGACCGGGTGGTGTTCCGCAGCCGCTACAAGGATGACATCCAGGCTGTCAAATactcctcttgtcctgtcatcAAAACCTCAGACCACCGACCTGTGTTTGCCTTGTTTCGTGTCAAAGTGAGGCCTGGCAGGGACAAGTGAGtacctcctgcagctccccatgACTGATTGCCCCAGTGACCCCGAGGATATCCTCCTGTGTCTatccctgcagcctgctgggttTTACCCAGTACATGCTGGTGGGCAGAGCAGTAAGAGCTTAAACCTTGCCCTGACAGCTgaaatccctgctgccaggtCTCTTAATCCTTCTGAGGGGGATAAACAGAGCCCATTGGAATCGAATGTAAATCTGTGTTTTATCTGAGATGCAGCTCTTTGTTTTCCCTATCAGCATGGGcagctttcctcttctcttcctctttccctgttTAGGATCAGTTCTGTTTTCCATCCCCATTTGGATGTCAGTGGAGCATTTTGAGATCTTCCCAAGTTCTTAATGTCCTACATAGGCTGTTGTAGGCTGTTGTATTAGTAGAACTCCTTAGGAAATTTGGTTTggaattcttctctttttcGTGAGTAACATGGTCAGGGATTTCAAGACCTGAATATCTCAAAAAGTGATTTCTCAAAGTATTTGATCAGCAGTGCAATTACAATGGGAATTTTTGTTTCAGGGTATTAAATACCCATTAAATAGCAGTGTGTGATGGGCTGCTCAGGTTTCCTCTCTAAAAGAGACCAAGGTAAGAATTGTTGAGATGAACCACAACAGTGAGTACACCAAGTTAGCAGTTACCTGGTAAAGCTTTTCAAATGAGTGGGTTTTAGTTCAGAGTCATTAAGAAAGTCCTCTATATATGAAAGCAGGTGAGTTCATACTAAAATTTAAAGTACATTTCCCTTTTACAACCAGCATTTAAAGTATTGTGAAAAACCTTAACTTGTTGCTGTGGAAGAACAACTCTTGTTTCTCCCACAACAGTCGCTGAATGCCTTAAGAAagtaaaaatcagatttgtgGCCTTTGTTGTATGAGGTagcagggaaatgctgggcAAACAAGAACCTTTTTATGCCCTGACCTGCTGGCTTGTGTTCCTGTTGCAGCAtccccctggctgcagggctgtttgACAGAGATCTGTATTTAATCGGAATAAGGAGGCGGGCCACAAGGGAACTCCTGAGACGCCGGGAACAGAAGGACCAAAGATCCAGCAGCATATGTAGCATTTCTTGAGCTGAAAGCTCTGCAGTGCTTGTGGTAGAGGTGCCCTGAAAGAGGATTTCAGACCGTGGCAAACTCTGCAGGGAATTGTCTGCATAAGCACCTCTGGCAGTTGCTGTGGCTTGTGAAGAATGTCTTAAACCTCATCCTGGATTCATCTGCATGAGCTAATCCATGTAGCTCAAACGCTTCTGCCTAAGGAAAGGAGTCAGTTCTTTAAGACATCCATCCCAACTGGTgtaattgatttatttttaaccagACTATCTTAGGAAGCCACTGGGTGCAGACCCTTGGTTCCCCTCcgggcaggggcacagctgctggactGACATCACCCAGAGCAGGGGACCTAAGAAAAGCCTGCAGAAAGGTGAATCCTTTGTTTGTCTCTTCGGTTTGGTCAGATTACCTTTCATCCAGTGTGGGGTTGGGTTTGCTCCTTCTCTGTAGCCAAGTGTTGGTATTCTGTACAAGGAGTAAAGGGACCAGTTCATGGCAGTTGTGTGGATGGATGGTGCTCCTGTGTTGGGCTTTTTGGGTCCTCTACAGCAAATTGTTTGTGAATGTACTCCTGTACATCGAAGTGTAGAAACATTGCCTTTCAATAA includes these proteins:
- the INPP5E gene encoding phosphatidylinositol polyphosphate 5-phosphatase type IV, yielding MSTPNGFPQHSRVCLTRSMEGGAVQDLQAKKAGKAAKKEGGGDGAPPKIGTPISETLKLLPEELKANMKIKSITPRPPRKPRLERAASLDEKSWRKWRRFRTSQESLTDPNETSSSNGSLQEASPSPPTRGRASPCNPCCQQDSLHSSPDALEASPGGKSRGGASDLGKRASEISSAFGGLLRGKGFAGGKPRLSQIMPARPLPPMELNVASHSLRTANRIDSDCLDYRHYSQHKFGRVSSSLSDSRLQGNGTLYDNCSTDSMKSTFSVLTPIRAKDVRSRSYLEGSLLASGALMGAEELSRYFPNRSMGIFVATWNMQGQKELPVNLDDFLLPTDPDFAQDMYVIGVQEGCPDRREWEIRLQETLGPHYVLLHSAAHGVLYMSVFIRRDLIWFCSEVEYATVTTRIVSQIKTKGALGISFTFFGTSFLFITSHFTSGDSKVNERKLDYNKTIQALTLPKNVPDTNPYRSSSSDVTTRFDEVFWFGDFNFRLNKDRETVDSILSQNPDTDVSKLLVYDQLTSEMSRGSIFKGFQEADIHFRPSYKFDIGKDSYDTTSKQRTPSYTDRVVFRSRYKDDIQAVKYSSCPVIKTSDHRPVFALFRVKVRPGRDNIPLAAGLFDRDLYLIGIRRRATRELLRRREQKDQRSSSICSIS